One segment of Brassica napus cultivar Da-Ae chromosome C3, Da-Ae, whole genome shotgun sequence DNA contains the following:
- the LOC106436237 gene encoding protein STRUBBELIG-RECEPTOR FAMILY 3 isoform X1 has translation MKRSKLYCLLLLPLLLSLLILSPSFSFAATNPDDVAAVNGLFAALGSPILPGWIAAAGDPCGESWQGILCNGSDIISITLNDASLGGELGDTNLVRLHSIRTIDFSNNHIGGSIPSTLPVTLQQFSLSSNQFTGTIPESLGTLSSLSDIFLNNNNLSGELPDVFQNLVSLINLDISANNLSGMLPPSMGSLLALTTLHVQNNQLSGTLDVLQDLPLNDLNVENNLFSGAIPEKLLNIQTFLKEGNMFNSTTVVAPSLSPSISPTKPSPPRRPFFGVPPPPAPERNRGKASDGPSPSEESSSSHTKRIVLISFGGVILFIILVLALLLLLPKCARRRRVSKRHQVGADRVHRENPLENMPPVLPPPVRSEKVPFTKAGQEPKVFHDLERLQRPPPPPPPPITRQESQDIDFSMLMPPPPPPPPPPPPPPLAEKVTVMPIKSPERPFKKPSPKTRLHVTSVKHYSIASLQQYTESFSQENLLGSGMLGSVYRARLPNGKLLAVKKLDKRASEQQQDHEFIELVNDIDMIRHANIVELVGYCAEHDQRLLIYEYCSNGTLQDGLHSDDEFKKKLSWSTRVRMALGAARALEYLHEVCEPPIIHRNFKSANVLLDDDLSVLVSDCGLAPLISSGSVSQLSGQLLAAYGYGAPEFDSGVYTWQSDVYSFGVVMLELLTGRMSYDRDRTREEQFLVRWAIPQLHDIDALGKMVDPSLNRQYPAKSLSHFADIISRCVQSEPEFRPLMSEVVQDLLEMIRRERHGSGEPSVD, from the exons ATGAAGAGATCTAAGCTCtactgtcttcttcttcttcctctgctcttGTCTCTGCTGATTTTGTCTCCTTCCTTCTCCTTTGCTGCTACTAATCCTGATGATG TTGCTGCAGTGAACGGCCTGTTCGCTGCACTTGGATCACCTATTCTCCCTGGTTGGATTGCTGCTGCTGGAGACCCATGTGGTGAATCTTGGCAAGGCATTCTCTGCAATGGCTCAGATATAATAAGCAT AACCTTAAATGACGCCAGTTTGGGAGGAGAGCTTGGTGACACCAACTTAGTTAGGCTCCATTCTATCAGGACAAT AGACTTCAGCAACAATCATATAGGAGGAAGCATACCTTCTACTTTGCCGGTTACATTGCAGCAATT TTCTCTTTCATCTAATCAGTTCACCGGAACAATCCCTGAATCTTTAGGAACACTAAGTTCTCTGAGTGACAT atttttgaataataataatctatCAGGAGAGCTACCTGATGTGTTTCAAAACCTTGTTAGCCTGATTAATCT AGATATATCAGCTAACAATCTAAGCGGCATGTTGCCTCCTTCAATGGGGAGTTTGTTAGCACTTACAACATT ACATGTTCAGAACAATCAGCTCTCAGGAACTCTAGACGTTCTTCAAGACCTCCCTCTTAATGACTT AAATGTAGAGAATAACCTCTTCTCTGGAGCCATACCGGAGAAACTACTAAACATTCAGACATTCCT AAAGGAAGGGAACATGTTCAACTCCACCACAGTTGTTGCACCATCATTGTCTCCGTCTATATCTCCAACAAAACCTTCTCCTCCTAGGCGACCATTCTTTGGAGTCCCACCACCTCCTGCACCTGAAAGAAACCGAGGGAAAGCTTCTGATGGACCTTCACCTTCAGAGGAATCCAGCTCTTCACATACTAAACGGATAGTCCTCATATCATTCGGTGGCGTCATCCTCTTCATAATCCTTGTTTTAGCATTACTCTTGCTCTTGCCAAAATGTGCAAGACGAAGAAGAGTCTCTAAACGGCATCAAGTTGGTGCTGACAGAGTACACAGAGAGAATCCTCTGGAGAACATGCCTCCTGTACTGCCACCACCTGTTCGGTCTGAGAAAG TGCCCTTCACCAAAGCTGGACAAGAACCAAAGGTTTTTCATGACCTTGAACGGTTGCAAAgacctcctcctccaccgccgCCTCCTATAACAAGACAGGAGAGTCAAGATATTGACTTTTCAATGTTAATGCCTCCAccgcctcctcctccacctccaccaccacctcctcctctgGCTGAGAAGGTCACAGTGATGCCAATCAAGTCTCCGGAGAGACCCTTTAAGAAGCCTTCCCCTAAAACACGCTTACATGTTACTTCCGTGAAGCACTATTCAATCGCATCTCTTCAGCAATACACGGAGAGCTTCTCTCAGGAGAATCTCCTCGGCTCAGGCATGCTTGGGAGTGTTTACAGGGCTCGTCTTCCCAATGGAAAGCTCTTGGCTGTCAAGAAGCTGGACAAGAGGGCTTCTGAGCAGCAGCAGGATCACGAGTTCATCGAGCTAGTGAACGATATAGATATGATACGCCACGCCAACATCGTTGAGCTTGTTGGTTACTGCGCTGAGCATGATCAGAGACTACTGATCTACGAGTACTGCAGTAACGGTACTTTACAAGACGGTTTGCATTCAGACGATGAGTTCAAGAAGAAACTCTCGTGGAGTACACGTGTCAGAATGGCACTTGGAGCTGCTAGAGCCCTTGA GTACTTGCATGAGGTGTGTGAGCCACCAATCATACACAGAAACTTCAAATCAGCCAATGTTCTACTTGATGATGATCTGAGTGTTCTTGTCTCGGATTGTGGTTTGGCACCATTGATATCATCAGGCTCTGTGAGTCAG TTATCAGGACAGTTGCTTGCGGCTTATGGTTATGGAGCTCCAGAGTTTGACTCAGGGGTCTATACATGGCAGAGTGATGTATACAGTTTTGGTGTTGTCATGTTAGAACTCTTAACTGGTAGAATGTCCTACGACAG GGACCGGACTAGAGAAGAGCAGTTCTTGGTGAGGTGGGCAATCCCTCAGCTTCATGATATCGATGCATTGGGCAAAATGGTTGATCCATCTCTTAACAGACAGTACCCTGCAAAGTCATTGTCACACTTTGCTGATATAATTTCCCGATGTGTTCAG TCCGAACCAGAGTTTAGACCATTGATGTCTGAAGTAGTGCAAGATCTTCTAGAAATGATCAGAAGAGAGCGTCATGGTTCAGGGGAGCCTAGCGTAGACTAG
- the LOC106436237 gene encoding protein STRUBBELIG-RECEPTOR FAMILY 3 isoform X2, producing the protein MKRSKLYCLLLLPLLLSLLILSPSFSFAATNPDDVAAVNGLFAALGSPILPGWIAAAGDPCGESWQGILCNGSDIISITLNDASLGGELGDTNLVRLHSIRTIDFSNNHIGGSIPSTLPVTLQQFSLSSNQFTGTIPESLGTLSSLSDIDISANNLSGMLPPSMGSLLALTTLHVQNNQLSGTLDVLQDLPLNDLNVENNLFSGAIPEKLLNIQTFLKEGNMFNSTTVVAPSLSPSISPTKPSPPRRPFFGVPPPPAPERNRGKASDGPSPSEESSSSHTKRIVLISFGGVILFIILVLALLLLLPKCARRRRVSKRHQVGADRVHRENPLENMPPVLPPPVRSEKVPFTKAGQEPKVFHDLERLQRPPPPPPPPITRQESQDIDFSMLMPPPPPPPPPPPPPPLAEKVTVMPIKSPERPFKKPSPKTRLHVTSVKHYSIASLQQYTESFSQENLLGSGMLGSVYRARLPNGKLLAVKKLDKRASEQQQDHEFIELVNDIDMIRHANIVELVGYCAEHDQRLLIYEYCSNGTLQDGLHSDDEFKKKLSWSTRVRMALGAARALEYLHEVCEPPIIHRNFKSANVLLDDDLSVLVSDCGLAPLISSGSVSQLSGQLLAAYGYGAPEFDSGVYTWQSDVYSFGVVMLELLTGRMSYDRDRTREEQFLVRWAIPQLHDIDALGKMVDPSLNRQYPAKSLSHFADIISRCVQSEPEFRPLMSEVVQDLLEMIRRERHGSGEPSVD; encoded by the exons ATGAAGAGATCTAAGCTCtactgtcttcttcttcttcctctgctcttGTCTCTGCTGATTTTGTCTCCTTCCTTCTCCTTTGCTGCTACTAATCCTGATGATG TTGCTGCAGTGAACGGCCTGTTCGCTGCACTTGGATCACCTATTCTCCCTGGTTGGATTGCTGCTGCTGGAGACCCATGTGGTGAATCTTGGCAAGGCATTCTCTGCAATGGCTCAGATATAATAAGCAT AACCTTAAATGACGCCAGTTTGGGAGGAGAGCTTGGTGACACCAACTTAGTTAGGCTCCATTCTATCAGGACAAT AGACTTCAGCAACAATCATATAGGAGGAAGCATACCTTCTACTTTGCCGGTTACATTGCAGCAATT TTCTCTTTCATCTAATCAGTTCACCGGAACAATCCCTGAATCTTTAGGAACACTAAGTTCTCTGAGTGACAT AGATATATCAGCTAACAATCTAAGCGGCATGTTGCCTCCTTCAATGGGGAGTTTGTTAGCACTTACAACATT ACATGTTCAGAACAATCAGCTCTCAGGAACTCTAGACGTTCTTCAAGACCTCCCTCTTAATGACTT AAATGTAGAGAATAACCTCTTCTCTGGAGCCATACCGGAGAAACTACTAAACATTCAGACATTCCT AAAGGAAGGGAACATGTTCAACTCCACCACAGTTGTTGCACCATCATTGTCTCCGTCTATATCTCCAACAAAACCTTCTCCTCCTAGGCGACCATTCTTTGGAGTCCCACCACCTCCTGCACCTGAAAGAAACCGAGGGAAAGCTTCTGATGGACCTTCACCTTCAGAGGAATCCAGCTCTTCACATACTAAACGGATAGTCCTCATATCATTCGGTGGCGTCATCCTCTTCATAATCCTTGTTTTAGCATTACTCTTGCTCTTGCCAAAATGTGCAAGACGAAGAAGAGTCTCTAAACGGCATCAAGTTGGTGCTGACAGAGTACACAGAGAGAATCCTCTGGAGAACATGCCTCCTGTACTGCCACCACCTGTTCGGTCTGAGAAAG TGCCCTTCACCAAAGCTGGACAAGAACCAAAGGTTTTTCATGACCTTGAACGGTTGCAAAgacctcctcctccaccgccgCCTCCTATAACAAGACAGGAGAGTCAAGATATTGACTTTTCAATGTTAATGCCTCCAccgcctcctcctccacctccaccaccacctcctcctctgGCTGAGAAGGTCACAGTGATGCCAATCAAGTCTCCGGAGAGACCCTTTAAGAAGCCTTCCCCTAAAACACGCTTACATGTTACTTCCGTGAAGCACTATTCAATCGCATCTCTTCAGCAATACACGGAGAGCTTCTCTCAGGAGAATCTCCTCGGCTCAGGCATGCTTGGGAGTGTTTACAGGGCTCGTCTTCCCAATGGAAAGCTCTTGGCTGTCAAGAAGCTGGACAAGAGGGCTTCTGAGCAGCAGCAGGATCACGAGTTCATCGAGCTAGTGAACGATATAGATATGATACGCCACGCCAACATCGTTGAGCTTGTTGGTTACTGCGCTGAGCATGATCAGAGACTACTGATCTACGAGTACTGCAGTAACGGTACTTTACAAGACGGTTTGCATTCAGACGATGAGTTCAAGAAGAAACTCTCGTGGAGTACACGTGTCAGAATGGCACTTGGAGCTGCTAGAGCCCTTGA GTACTTGCATGAGGTGTGTGAGCCACCAATCATACACAGAAACTTCAAATCAGCCAATGTTCTACTTGATGATGATCTGAGTGTTCTTGTCTCGGATTGTGGTTTGGCACCATTGATATCATCAGGCTCTGTGAGTCAG TTATCAGGACAGTTGCTTGCGGCTTATGGTTATGGAGCTCCAGAGTTTGACTCAGGGGTCTATACATGGCAGAGTGATGTATACAGTTTTGGTGTTGTCATGTTAGAACTCTTAACTGGTAGAATGTCCTACGACAG GGACCGGACTAGAGAAGAGCAGTTCTTGGTGAGGTGGGCAATCCCTCAGCTTCATGATATCGATGCATTGGGCAAAATGGTTGATCCATCTCTTAACAGACAGTACCCTGCAAAGTCATTGTCACACTTTGCTGATATAATTTCCCGATGTGTTCAG TCCGAACCAGAGTTTAGACCATTGATGTCTGAAGTAGTGCAAGATCTTCTAGAAATGATCAGAAGAGAGCGTCATGGTTCAGGGGAGCCTAGCGTAGACTAG
- the LOC106431516 gene encoding uncharacterized protein LOC106431516: MGIKREATVEEALMRDKRRRRYRSRILNEIEAEMETVSERLRVNAEAVNMWRCGSGYKQRFSAHETWWLLRMARERCNWSRSIWFSKATPKFAFVAWLAASNRLSTMDRITQWDPGADATCVLCKREPESRNHLFFECSFSNQLWEHLTKGILLSDYTNAWLSILEIISDEGMKKKKRFCLRYALQAALHALWWERDKIKYNEKPSPIGATMKMVDKGIRNKLSILRSKRVKGWENGLQFWFSTRI; this comes from the coding sequence ATGGGCATTAAACGAGAGGCTACAGTGGAGGAAGCTCTTATGAGggataaaagaagaagaaggtatcGCTCTCGAATTTTAAATGAGATTGAGGCAGAAATGGAGACTGTTAGCGAGAGGTTGAGAGTGAATGCTGAGGCTGTTAATATGTGGAGATGTGGGTCAGGGTATAAACAAAGATTTTCAGCTCATGAAACTTGGTGGTTGCTAAGAATGGCCAGGGAGAGATGTAATTGGTCAAGGAGTATATGGTTCTCGAAGGCGACTCCTAAGTTTGCGTTTGTGGCCTGGCTTGCTGCTAGCAACAGATTGTCAACTATGGATAGAATTACTCAGTGGGATCCTGGAGCTGATGCGACTTGTGTTCTTTGCAAAAGGGAGCCGGAGTCTAGGAACCACTTattctttgagtgctctttctcTAATCAGCTATGGGAGCACCTAACTAAAGGGATTCTACTCAGTGATTATACAAATGCTTGGTTGAGCATATTGGAAATCATCTCCGATGAGGgcatgaaaaagaagaagaggttCTGTCTACGGTATGCATTGCAGGCAGCACTTCATGCTTTATGGTGGGAGAGAGACAAGATAAAGTATAATGAGAAACCTTCTCCTATTGGGGCTACTATGAAAATGGTGGATAAAGGCATAAGGAACAAGCTGAGTATTTTGAGATCAAAAAGAGTGAAAGGGTGGGAGAATGGCTTACAGTTTTGGTTTAGTACTCgaatttaa
- the BNACNNG15930D gene encoding uncharacterized protein BNACNNG15930D, whose protein sequence is MDHDQEAVPEVEKAVIMEQNADERRGYVITLQGDDQEAVPEVEKRVIIEEDVDGRRSYLITLEDKLDQEQEKLLLASCSLLKIYPSLDDDEYAGIERSMGWMDFQKFYHNCLSHKESEEETEEETLARAHQLRNLWIGKMISAYDVPEEERGDVPFKPYNVDDLEAVKETFGEDLYRTIRKAFREVRVAFKTGVEYKPWNRGEGREATLNELLDALPKVARPPSHRRR, encoded by the exons ATGGATCATGATCAAGAAGCGGTACCAGAGGTGGAGAAAGCAGTCATTATGGAACAAAATGCTGACGAAAGGCGTGGTTACGTGATCACGCTCCAGGGTGATGATCAAGAAGCGGTACCAGAGGTGGAGAAACGTGTAATCATAGAAGAGGATGTTGATGGCAGGCGTTCTTACTTGATAACACTTGAAGACAAACTGgatcaagaacaagaaaaacTACTATTGGCATCATGTTCTCTACTTAAG ATTTACCCATCCCTTGATGATGATGAGTATGCTGGCATTGAAAGAAGCATGGGGTGGATGGATTTTCAGAAGTTCTATCATAATTGCTTGAGTCACAAGGAATctgaagaagaaacagaagagGAAACTCTCGCTAGAGCCCACCAACTAAGAAATCTCTGGATTGGTAAGATGATCTCAGCCTATGATGTGCCAGAAGAGGAACGTGGAGATGTGCCGTTTAAACCCTACAACGTCGATGATCTAGAGGCGGTAAAAGAAACATTCGGAGAAGATCTATATCGTACAATCCGTAAAGCTTTCCGCGAGGTACGTGTGGCGTTCAAGACTGGGGTTGAATACAAGCCATGGAACAGAGGAGAGGGAAGAGAAGCGACGCTAAATGAACTCTTGGACGCGCTTCCGAAGGTAGCTCGACCGCCTAGTCATCGCCGTCGTTAA